One window of Mesorhizobium sp. WSM4904 genomic DNA carries:
- a CDS encoding alpha/beta fold hydrolase encodes MTETLHFTAGDGARIAYRFDGPEDRPVLVLSNSIATTFHMWDGQVAELAKSFRVLRYDFRGHGGSDAPAGAYSLDRLGRDVLELLDFLGLARVHFLGLSLGGFVGQWLGIHAPERIERLILSNTSPHLGPASYFDEQIRNVLAASDLSATADMFMRNWFPASMLAGENDTVEEFHAAILAMSPQGLAGCFAAVRDADLRRPISLIIAPTLVIGGEDDKVTLASHSEAIAATVPGAELVLLPGVHLLNVERPAEFMGAVRRFLGQG; translated from the coding sequence ATGACCGAAACGCTTCATTTCACGGCGGGCGACGGCGCGCGCATCGCCTACAGGTTCGACGGCCCGGAAGACCGGCCGGTGCTTGTGCTGTCGAATTCCATCGCCACGACCTTCCACATGTGGGATGGCCAGGTTGCAGAGCTCGCCAAATCCTTCCGGGTGCTGCGCTACGATTTTCGCGGCCATGGCGGTTCCGACGCGCCGGCCGGCGCCTATTCGCTCGACCGGCTGGGTCGCGACGTGCTCGAACTGCTCGATTTCCTCGGGCTCGCCCGCGTGCATTTCCTCGGCCTGTCGCTCGGCGGCTTCGTCGGCCAGTGGCTGGGCATCCATGCGCCGGAACGCATCGAGCGCTTGATTCTCTCCAACACCTCGCCGCATCTGGGACCCGCGTCCTATTTCGACGAGCAGATCCGCAACGTGCTTGCGGCAAGCGACCTGTCGGCCACGGCGGACATGTTCATGCGCAACTGGTTCCCTGCCTCGATGCTTGCCGGCGAGAACGACACCGTCGAGGAATTCCACGCCGCGATCCTGGCAATGTCGCCGCAAGGACTTGCCGGATGCTTCGCCGCCGTGCGCGACGCCGACCTGCGCCGCCCGATTTCGCTGATCATCGCGCCGACGCTGGTGATTGGCGGCGAAGACGACAAGGTCACGCTCGCCAGCCACAGCGAGGCGATCGCGGCGACGGTTCCCGGCGCCGAGCTCGTGCTGCTCCCGGGCGTTCATCTGCTCAATGTCGAGCGCCCGGCGGAATT